Proteins from a genomic interval of Clostridium cochlearium:
- a CDS encoding GntR family transcriptional regulator, with the protein MKIIISNSSKEPIYQQIVNQIKNLILSEKLKEGEILPSIRNLAKELSISVITTKRAYDELEKEGFIETTPGKGSFVAGQNKELFIERKLRIIEEKLTEVINDCKLMNLSLEEIIEMIKIIY; encoded by the coding sequence ATGAAAATAATTATATCAAATTCTTCGAAAGAACCTATTTATCAACAAATTGTAAATCAAATTAAAAATTTAATATTGTCTGAGAAACTAAAGGAAGGTGAAATTCTACCATCTATAAGAAACCTTGCCAAAGAGTTGTCTATAAGTGTTATAACCACTAAAAGGGCTTATGATGAACTTGAAAAAGAAGGTTTTATAGAAACTACTCCTGGTAAGGGTTCTTTTGTAGCAGGGCAAAATAAAGAACTATTTATAGAAAGAAAGCTTAGAATTATAGAAGAAAAATTAACAGAAGTAATTAATGATTGCAAACTTATGAACTTAAGTTTAGAGGAAATTATAGAAATGATAAAAATAATTTATTAA
- a CDS encoding response regulator transcription factor, with the protein MNKSTIIVVDDEKEIRDLIGIYLENEGYKVIKAENGIKALEILEKEKIDLIILDIMMPDMDGIEACTKIREEKNMPIIMLSAKTEDMDKIWGLTAGADDYMTKPFNPLELIARVKSQLRRYKKFNVQNAYINENVIEIDELIINTATHEVKVGEKEVRLTPREFDILELLARNKGIVFSIEKIYERVWKEEFLKSDNTVMVHIRKLREKVEENPRKPKYVKTVWGVGYKVENL; encoded by the coding sequence GTGAATAAAAGCACTATCATTGTAGTAGATGATGAAAAGGAAATACGAGATTTAATAGGCATATATTTAGAAAATGAAGGGTATAAAGTAATTAAAGCGGAAAATGGCATAAAAGCTTTGGAAATATTAGAAAAAGAAAAAATAGATTTAATAATATTAGATATAATGATGCCTGATATGGATGGTATTGAAGCATGTACTAAAATTAGAGAAGAAAAAAACATGCCTATAATAATGTTATCAGCTAAAACAGAGGATATGGATAAAATATGGGGACTTACTGCAGGAGCAGATGATTATATGACAAAACCATTTAATCCTTTAGAACTTATAGCCAGAGTAAAATCTCAATTAAGAAGATATAAAAAGTTTAATGTTCAAAATGCTTATATTAATGAAAATGTGATAGAGATAGATGAGCTTATAATTAATACAGCTACACATGAAGTAAAAGTTGGGGAGAAGGAAGTTAGACTTACCCCTAGGGAATTCGATATATTGGAATTGTTGGCTAGAAATAAAGGTATAGTATTCAGCATAGAAAAAATATATGAAAGAGTGTGGAAGGAAGAGTTTTTAAAATCTGATAATACAGTTATGGTACACATAAGAAAACTAAGAGAAAAAGTAGAAGAAAATCCAAGAAAACCTAAGTACGTAAAAACTGTATGGGGAGTAGGCTACAAGGTAGAAAACTTGTAA
- a CDS encoding HAMP domain-containing sensor histidine kinase translates to MIGKLIRFIWRVITKPFRYIFSKIYIIVKRIYNKLYIVYENLMEKINKNIRFQLIVTFGVCLFLSFILFTMLRSHFSDKNVYTTIDYNGDIKRISENAFRIGETLDKSKFSSKDSEKINKLIDGNYGNRYKILITDLKGTVIYKTKNTYETQVDIYTVIKNAMSIGERNEHEELNTNKEVVTFYPIEFTDVRGYVIIKAFPEGVVKTHEYTNGGKPFLSLVISTMFFLGLFFYLTGKKVHYIQEIADAVKEVSNGNLKYRVQQKGNDELSKLADNINIMTSELNKRIEKERQIEKTKSELITNVSHDLRTPLTSILGYLNLIKDGKYSSEEEMMDFIKIAYNKSEKLKVLIDELFEYTRLSSEGIKIVREKIALDELIEQLVEEFIPIFAESTIEIKKSIEHSINIDADGDKLVRVFENLFMNAIRYSYKPGIIKINLIDENGYAKFSITNKGKSLSKEEVNKLFDRFYRVEKSRAETTGGTGLGLAISKSIVSLHGGEIWGSCEGEEITFYVKLKISEEN, encoded by the coding sequence ATGATAGGAAAACTGATAAGATTTATATGGAGAGTTATTACCAAACCATTTAGATATATATTTTCTAAAATATATATTATAGTGAAGAGAATATATAATAAATTATATATAGTTTATGAAAATTTAATGGAGAAAATAAATAAAAATATAAGATTTCAATTAATAGTAACTTTTGGAGTGTGTCTATTTCTTTCATTTATACTTTTTACCATGTTAAGGTCACATTTTTCTGATAAAAATGTTTATACAACTATAGATTATAATGGGGATATAAAAAGGATATCTGAAAATGCTTTTAGAATTGGAGAAACTTTAGATAAAAGTAAATTTTCTTCAAAGGATAGTGAAAAAATAAATAAATTAATAGATGGAAATTATGGTAATAGATATAAAATATTAATAACAGATTTAAAAGGAACAGTTATCTATAAAACAAAAAATACTTATGAAACACAAGTAGATATATATACAGTTATAAAAAATGCCATGTCTATTGGAGAAAGAAATGAACACGAAGAATTAAATACTAATAAAGAAGTTGTAACTTTTTATCCTATAGAATTTACGGATGTAAGAGGATACGTTATAATTAAGGCTTTTCCAGAAGGTGTGGTAAAAACTCATGAGTATACCAATGGAGGGAAACCATTTTTATCATTAGTTATATCAACCATGTTTTTTCTAGGTTTATTTTTTTATTTAACAGGTAAAAAAGTTCATTATATACAAGAAATTGCTGATGCGGTTAAAGAAGTTTCTAATGGAAACCTAAAATATAGAGTTCAACAAAAAGGGAATGATGAACTTTCAAAGCTAGCAGATAATATAAATATTATGACCAGTGAACTAAATAAAAGGATAGAAAAAGAAAGACAAATAGAAAAAACTAAAAGTGAACTTATAACTAATGTATCTCATGATCTAAGGACACCATTAACCTCAATACTGGGATATTTAAACTTAATAAAGGATGGGAAATACAGTAGTGAAGAGGAAATGATGGATTTTATTAAAATAGCCTATAACAAATCTGAAAAACTAAAGGTATTAATAGATGAACTATTTGAATATACTAGGCTATCTAGTGAGGGTATTAAAATAGTTAGAGAAAAAATAGCTTTAGATGAACTTATAGAACAACTTGTAGAAGAATTTATACCTATTTTTGCAGAAAGCACAATAGAGATTAAAAAGAGTATAGAACATAGTATTAATATAGATGCAGATGGGGATAAGTTAGTAAGGGTTTTTGAGAATCTATTTATGAATGCCATAAGGTATAGCTATAAACCTGGAATAATAAAAATAAATTTAATTGATGAAAATGGATATGCTAAATTTTCTATAACTAATAAAGGAAAGAGTTTAAGTAAAGAAGAAGTGAATAAATTATTTGATAGATTTTATAGAGTGGAAAAATCTAGAGCTGAAACTACAGGAGGAACCGGATTAGGACTTGCCATATCTAAAAGTATAGTTTCACTTCATGGTGGAGAAATATGGGGTAGCTGTGAAGGAGAAGAAATAACGTTTTACGTAAAATTAAAAATAAGTGAAGAAAACTAA
- a CDS encoding DMT family transporter, which produces MLLSSFCFAIMAALVKLSGDIPSIEKAFFRNSVSLVVASYMIFKNKQKPWGKKENRKYLILRGVIGTIGLVCYFYCIDNMILADSSMLNKMHPFFTIIFAVSFLKEDISPIQIFSLILSFIGALFIIKPKFDMSVIPALVGVASAAFSGAAYTLVRFLGNKEKNYTIVFYFSFISVISILPFMIFIYKPLNMFQLLILLMSGVFASIAQFSLTYAYKIVPASEISIYNYSNVIFSQIIAFIIWQEIPDVYSFIGYVLIIGSSYIAYNYMKKRN; this is translated from the coding sequence ATGCTACTATCATCCTTTTGTTTTGCAATTATGGCAGCTTTAGTAAAACTGTCTGGAGATATTCCATCTATAGAAAAAGCTTTTTTTAGAAATTCTGTAAGTTTAGTAGTAGCATCATACATGATTTTTAAAAATAAACAAAAACCTTGGGGAAAAAAGGAGAATAGAAAATATCTTATACTAAGAGGAGTTATAGGAACCATAGGATTAGTATGTTATTTTTATTGTATAGATAATATGATACTTGCAGATTCTTCTATGTTAAATAAGATGCATCCTTTTTTCACTATAATATTTGCAGTATCATTCTTAAAAGAAGATATATCACCAATACAAATTTTTTCTTTAATATTATCTTTTATAGGAGCATTATTTATAATAAAACCTAAATTTGACATGAGTGTTATACCGGCTTTGGTGGGAGTAGCTTCAGCAGCTTTTTCAGGAGCTGCTTATACTCTTGTAAGATTTTTAGGAAATAAGGAAAAAAATTATACTATAGTATTTTATTTTTCTTTTATATCGGTAATTTCAATATTACCGTTTATGATTTTTATATATAAACCTTTAAATATGTTTCAGTTACTAATTTTATTAATGTCAGGGGTTTTTGCTTCTATTGCTCAATTTTCATTGACTTATGCATATAAAATTGTACCAGCATCTGAAATATCTATATATAACTATAGTAATGTTATTTTTTCTCAAATAATAGCTTTTATTATTTGGCAGGAGATACCAGATGTATATAGTTTTATAGGATATGTATTGATAATAGGCTCTTCTTATATTGCTTATAACTATATGAAGAAAAGAAACTAA
- a CDS encoding OsmC family protein, with the protein MLQTLKATTKKLPDGLQVETNSRGFKVLLDEPEELGGTNKGMNPMELVLCALGACQTIVAFAFAENNGIALEDFWVDLEGDFDSDGFLGLSDVRPGYSEIRYKMHFKSTASEEELNKFAEFIEKTCPVGDSVGNGVKLVHSGIVIEK; encoded by the coding sequence ATGTTACAAACTTTAAAAGCTACTACTAAAAAATTACCTGATGGACTTCAAGTAGAAACAAATTCAAGAGGATTTAAAGTTTTATTAGATGAACCAGAAGAATTAGGTGGTACAAATAAAGGAATGAACCCTATGGAATTAGTTTTATGTGCTCTTGGAGCATGTCAAACTATAGTTGCTTTCGCTTTTGCTGAAAATAATGGAATAGCCCTTGAAGATTTCTGGGTTGATTTAGAAGGTGATTTTGACTCAGATGGCTTCTTAGGATTATCTGATGTAAGACCTGGATATTCAGAAATCAGATACAAAATGCATTTTAAGAGCACTGCTTCTGAAGAAGAATTAAATAAATTCGCAGAATTTATAGAAAAAACTTGCCCTGTAGGAGACAGTGTTGGAAATGGAGTTAAACTTGTACATTCAGGAATAGTTATTGAAAAATAA
- a CDS encoding AbrB/MazE/SpoVT family DNA-binding domain-containing protein, producing the protein MKSTGIVRKVDELGRIVIPIELRRNLDIEIKDSLEIFVDGEHIILKKYNPSCIFCGNAKDVVHYKNKNICQGCLDELKSDNK; encoded by the coding sequence ATGAAATCAACAGGAATAGTAAGAAAAGTAGATGAGTTAGGAAGAATAGTAATTCCAATAGAATTAAGAAGAAACCTTGATATCGAAATAAAAGATTCCCTTGAAATATTTGTCGATGGAGAACATATAATATTAAAAAAATATAATCCATCATGTATATTTTGTGGAAATGCAAAAGATGTAGTTCATTATAAAAATAAAAATATATGTCAAGGATGTTTAGATGAATTAAAATCAGATAACAAATAA